One window from the genome of Bacillus weihaiensis encodes:
- a CDS encoding YpdA family putative bacillithiol disulfide reductase produces MKKENIIIVGGGPCGLSAAIELEKTGEKPLVIEKGNIVNAIYHYPTHQTFFSSSEKLEIGGVPFITENRKPYRNQALAYYRDVVKRKHIRINAYEKVGKVEKKANGKFVVFTDKDTYEAKYIVIATGYYDHPNYMNVPGEELPKVFHYFKEGHPFFNKDVLVVGGKNSSVDAALELVNAGARVTVVYRGSEYSQSIKPWILPEFESLVRNGVIKMEFEATIQEITKDSVVYEVKDVRKTIPNDFVFAMTGYHPDHQFLKKMGVEIDEVTGRPKYHQETMETNVAGIYIAGVIAAGNNANEIFIENGRFHGELIVESIRSKLSRE; encoded by the coding sequence GTGAAAAAGGAAAATATCATCATAGTGGGTGGAGGTCCTTGTGGACTTTCAGCAGCGATAGAGTTAGAAAAAACAGGGGAAAAACCTCTTGTCATTGAAAAAGGGAACATAGTAAATGCCATCTATCATTATCCAACTCATCAGACATTTTTTAGCTCGAGTGAAAAACTTGAAATAGGTGGAGTACCTTTTATCACTGAGAATAGAAAACCATATCGTAACCAAGCGTTGGCATATTATCGCGATGTAGTAAAAAGAAAGCATATTCGAATAAATGCTTATGAAAAAGTAGGCAAAGTCGAAAAAAAAGCGAATGGGAAATTTGTTGTTTTTACAGATAAGGATACGTATGAGGCAAAGTATATTGTGATAGCAACTGGATATTATGACCATCCGAATTATATGAATGTACCTGGAGAGGAATTGCCGAAGGTGTTTCATTATTTCAAAGAAGGTCATCCTTTTTTTAATAAGGATGTCTTAGTAGTCGGTGGGAAAAACTCTAGTGTAGATGCTGCATTAGAACTAGTTAATGCAGGAGCGAGAGTAACTGTCGTATATCGTGGCTCTGAGTATTCTCAAAGCATAAAACCATGGATATTACCTGAATTTGAATCATTAGTCCGTAATGGTGTTATTAAAATGGAATTTGAAGCAACTATTCAGGAAATAACAAAGGATTCAGTTGTATATGAAGTAAAGGATGTAAGAAAAACGATTCCTAATGATTTCGTTTTTGCAATGACTGGATACCATCCAGATCATCAATTTCTAAAAAAAATGGGCGTTGAAATTGATGAAGTAACAGGAAGACCAAAATATCACCAAGAGACAATGGAAACAAATGTCGCTGGGATATACATTGCAGGAGTTATTGCAGCTGGGAATAATGCAAATGAAATCTTTATAGAAAATGGACGATTCCACGGTGAGCTAATAGTTGAATCTATTCGTTCTAAATTAAGTAGAGAATAA
- a CDS encoding YpfB family protein produces MKRFDRILLKLIVIQFVILVFTQLLIQQKSIQPYLSRVVQYEGVNKLTVTEWLETFSQEE; encoded by the coding sequence ATGAAACGTTTTGATAGAATCTTACTTAAATTAATTGTTATTCAGTTTGTCATCTTAGTGTTTACCCAATTGCTTATACAACAAAAAAGTATTCAGCCTTACTTATCGAGAGTTGTCCAATACGAAGGGGTAAACAAGTTAACGGTAACAGAATGGCTAGAAACATTTAGTCAAGAAGAATGA
- a CDS encoding flagellar brake protein → MIKIGDVINLETNGEVVEKLKCKLVERSGNKLFIDYPVNSETGRTAFLMLGTELIASFINKENVYRFQTEVTGRVKENIPMISITYPGDDHLFRIQRREYVRIDTTVDIAIHPIHNEFKAFTAVTTDISAGGAALLVPKNNSIHANQVVTVWFALPFQNNSIKYVKIEAKLVRFIETENNHFIKVPIQFIDIDEEKRQLLIKYCFEQQIIMRRKGLTE, encoded by the coding sequence GTGATTAAGATAGGGGATGTCATTAACTTAGAAACGAACGGGGAAGTTGTTGAAAAGTTAAAATGTAAACTTGTAGAGAGAAGCGGTAACAAGCTTTTTATAGATTATCCAGTGAACTCTGAAACTGGTAGAACGGCATTTCTAATGCTAGGAACTGAACTAATTGCTTCATTTATAAACAAGGAGAATGTGTACCGCTTTCAAACAGAGGTTACAGGTAGAGTTAAAGAGAATATACCAATGATCTCAATAACGTATCCTGGTGATGATCATCTATTTCGAATTCAAAGAAGGGAATATGTTAGAATTGATACAACGGTAGATATAGCGATTCACCCAATTCATAATGAATTTAAAGCATTTACTGCCGTTACGACAGATATTAGCGCGGGAGGGGCAGCTTTACTTGTCCCGAAAAACAATAGTATTCATGCTAATCAAGTAGTGACAGTATGGTTTGCGCTACCATTTCAAAATAATTCAATTAAATATGTTAAAATTGAAGCCAAATTAGTGCGATTTATTGAGACAGAAAACAACCATTTTATAAAAGTACCAATTCAATTTATTGATATAGACGAGGAAAAACGTCAACTTCTAATAAAATATTGTTTCGAGCAGCAGATCATTATGCGTAGAAAAGGGTTAACTGAATAA
- the cmk gene encoding (d)CMP kinase, whose product MNQKISVAIDGPAAAGKSTVAKIIAEHYAYIYIDTGAMYRALTYKALNEGVDLKNEELVSEVLASIQIDLSPSEKGQIVKINQEDVTEVIRTNEVTNNVSIVAMHPKVRNEMLVRQRELASEGGVIMDGRDIGTHVLPHAELKIFLRASVEERAQRRYDENIKKGFSSNLEQLKEEIANRDKLDSEREVAPLKKADDAIEIDTTSMSIYDVVNKIEELMEERI is encoded by the coding sequence ATGAACCAAAAAATATCAGTTGCAATTGACGGTCCTGCAGCAGCAGGTAAAAGTACGGTCGCAAAAATAATTGCAGAGCACTATGCATATATTTACATAGACACAGGAGCGATGTATAGAGCATTAACGTACAAAGCATTAAATGAAGGTGTAGATTTAAAAAACGAAGAGCTTGTATCAGAAGTGTTAGCTTCAATTCAAATCGACCTTTCTCCATCTGAAAAAGGACAAATTGTAAAAATTAATCAAGAGGATGTAACAGAGGTTATCAGAACAAATGAAGTAACTAATAATGTCTCTATTGTAGCTATGCACCCGAAAGTTAGGAATGAAATGCTAGTTAGACAAAGAGAATTAGCTTCTGAAGGTGGAGTTATTATGGATGGAAGAGACATTGGTACCCACGTACTACCTCATGCAGAACTGAAAATCTTTTTAAGAGCCTCTGTAGAAGAACGGGCTCAGAGACGTTATGATGAGAATATAAAAAAAGGGTTTTCTTCAAATTTAGAACAATTAAAAGAGGAAATTGCAAACCGAGATAAACTTGATTCTGAACGAGAAGTAGCTCCTTTGAAAAAAGCGGACGATGCAATTGAAATCGATACTACGTCAATGTCGATTTATGATGTAGTAAATAAAATCGAAGAATTAATGGAAGAAAGGATTTGA
- the prsW gene encoding glutamic-type intramembrane protease PrsW — MIAIISAGIAPGLALLSYFYLKDQYESEPFYLVFRSFIFGALLVFPIMFIQYVLEVEMVFNSDFLYTFVAVGLLEEFFKWFILFFTIYQHVQFDEHYDGIVYGVSVSLGFATLENILYLFANGVEYAIGRAILPVSSHALFGVIMGYYLGKGKFSQGESRKKWIFLSWSLPILLHSIYDSILLTYLNWRYIMLPFMLFLWWFALHKAKKAKQKLTETMLP, encoded by the coding sequence ATGATTGCAATTATTTCTGCGGGCATCGCCCCAGGTCTTGCATTATTAAGTTACTTTTATTTAAAGGATCAATATGAGTCCGAGCCATTTTATCTTGTATTCCGATCGTTTATTTTCGGGGCACTTTTAGTATTTCCGATCATGTTCATACAATATGTACTAGAGGTTGAAATGGTCTTCAACTCTGATTTTCTTTATACGTTTGTAGCCGTAGGATTACTAGAAGAATTTTTTAAATGGTTTATCCTTTTTTTTACGATCTACCAGCATGTACAATTCGATGAGCATTATGACGGAATCGTTTATGGTGTTTCAGTGTCATTAGGGTTTGCAACGTTAGAAAATATTCTTTATTTATTTGCTAATGGAGTGGAGTATGCTATTGGTCGTGCTATTCTACCTGTTTCAAGTCATGCATTATTTGGGGTAATTATGGGCTATTACCTAGGGAAAGGGAAGTTTTCACAAGGTGAAAGTCGAAAAAAATGGATATTTCTTTCGTGGTCGCTTCCAATTTTATTACATTCCATCTATGATTCAATTCTACTGACCTATTTAAATTGGAGATACATCATGTTACCGTTTATGTTATTTTTGTGGTGGTTCGCATTACATAAAGCAAAAAAAGCGAAACAAAAACTGACTGAAACAATGCTACCTTAG
- a CDS encoding YpzI family protein, whose product MGKDRQEEKLKKSERVESDRDQSLDYPGSTKLEGPDAARARNKR is encoded by the coding sequence ATGGGAAAGGATCGTCAAGAGGAGAAGCTTAAGAAAAGCGAACGTGTAGAGTCAGACAGAGATCAGTCTTTAGATTATCCTGGTTCGACTAAGCTTGAAGGACCAGATGCTGCAAGAGCAAGAAATAAACGATAA
- the sleB gene encoding spore cortex-lytic enzyme, which translates to MVAVVTLTTVTFQFFSSSIPEAHAFSDQVIQRGATGGDVIELQARLQYNGYYHGTIDGVYGWSTYWAVKNFQQMFGLEEVDGLVGQKTKDMLSRSTNFYKDFVYEQINKGRKFTHYGGVPLSIQSAPSEAQIQQARKAAEQRKQKQEQQYVAQNEQQAKQQEQAKQQEQAKQQEQAKQQEQAKQQEQAKQQEQANQQEQAKQQEQANQQEQANQQEQANQQEQANQQEQANQQEQANQQEQANQQEQANQQNQQTEQPNNSDNETNEQANANQNQKETTAVNIPSGFSQNDIKLMSNAVYGEARGEPYVGQVAVAAVILNRVNSSTFPNTVSGVIFEPRAFTAVADGQIWLTPNDKAKKAVMDALNGFDPTEGAVYYFNPNTATSSWIWGRPQIKRIGKHIFCE; encoded by the coding sequence ATGGTTGCAGTTGTGACTTTAACCACTGTCACCTTTCAATTTTTTTCTAGTAGTATTCCTGAGGCACATGCTTTTTCTGATCAGGTTATTCAAAGAGGTGCAACGGGTGGTGATGTTATTGAGTTACAGGCGAGATTACAATATAACGGCTATTACCATGGGACTATTGATGGTGTATATGGATGGAGTACGTATTGGGCAGTGAAAAACTTTCAACAGATGTTCGGATTAGAAGAAGTTGACGGTTTAGTTGGGCAAAAAACTAAAGACATGTTAAGTAGGTCAACAAATTTCTATAAGGATTTTGTCTACGAACAAATTAATAAAGGTAGAAAGTTTACCCACTATGGTGGTGTACCGTTGAGCATACAATCAGCCCCTTCGGAAGCTCAAATCCAACAAGCAAGAAAGGCAGCTGAGCAAAGAAAACAAAAACAGGAACAACAATATGTTGCTCAAAATGAGCAGCAAGCAAAGCAGCAAGAGCAAGCAAAGCAGCAGGAGCAAGCAAAGCAGCAAGAGCAAGCAAAGCAGCAAGAGCAAGCAAAGCAGCAAGAGCAAGCAAAGCAGCAGGAGCAAGCAAATCAGCAGGAGCAAGCAAAGCAACAGGAGCAAGCAAATCAGCAGGAGCAAGCAAATCAGCAGGAGCAAGCAAATCAGCAGGAGCAAGCAAACCAACAAGAGCAAGCAAACCAGCAGGAGCAAGCAAATCAACAGGAGCAAGCAAACCAGCAAGAGCAAGCAAACCAACAGAATCAACAAACAGAACAACCAAACAATTCGGATAATGAAACGAACGAGCAAGCTAATGCAAATCAAAATCAAAAAGAAACGACAGCAGTGAATATCCCAAGTGGTTTTTCTCAAAATGACATTAAATTAATGTCAAATGCAGTATATGGGGAAGCAAGGGGAGAGCCATATGTTGGACAAGTTGCCGTTGCTGCAGTGATTCTAAACCGAGTTAATAGCTCTACGTTTCCAAATACCGTTTCAGGAGTTATTTTTGAGCCTAGAGCCTTTACTGCCGTTGCTGATGGACAAATATGGTTAACACCTAATGATAAAGCAAAAAAAGCAGTAATGGATGCATTGAATGGATTTGATCCGACAGAAGGAGCAGTATACTACTTTAATCCTAATACTGCTACTAGCTCTTGGATTTGGGGTAGGCCACAAATTAAACGTATCGGAAAGCATATTTTCTGTGAATAG
- a CDS encoding lysophospholipid acyltransferase family protein, whose translation MSLYPFARSVVAGLIKPTYRIKVEGLEHFPKEGAVLLCTNHISNLDPPVVGVTSPRKVLFMAKAELFDVPVLKNLLKNFGTFPVKRGGGDREALRAGLKVLKEGNVLGLFPEGTRSKDGQLGKGLPGAGFFALRSNAAVVPCAIKGPYKSFQSLKVVYGKPLEMEKYRQEKISPEEMTAIIMNEIDKLLKD comes from the coding sequence ATGTCATTATATCCTTTTGCAAGATCAGTAGTTGCAGGACTCATTAAACCGACTTACCGAATTAAAGTGGAAGGTTTGGAGCATTTTCCAAAGGAAGGTGCAGTCTTATTATGTACAAACCATATTAGTAACCTTGACCCGCCAGTTGTTGGCGTTACTTCACCTCGTAAAGTCCTTTTCATGGCAAAAGCTGAGCTCTTTGACGTACCTGTGCTGAAGAATTTGTTAAAGAACTTTGGGACATTCCCTGTTAAACGCGGAGGCGGTGATCGTGAAGCACTTCGAGCAGGTTTAAAAGTATTAAAAGAAGGAAATGTTTTAGGCCTATTCCCAGAAGGGACAAGAAGTAAAGATGGTCAATTGGGGAAAGGACTACCGGGTGCAGGGTTTTTTGCATTAAGATCTAATGCTGCAGTAGTTCCATGTGCCATTAAAGGACCTTATAAATCATTTCAATCCTTAAAAGTGGTTTACGGAAAGCCTTTAGAGATGGAGAAATACCGCCAGGAAAAAATATCACCAGAAGAAATGACAGCAATTATAATGAACGAAATCGATAAATTATTAAAGGATTAA
- the rpsA gene encoding 30S ribosomal protein S1, with translation MVEELNNVHVETPEVGDLVKGFVTKVEEKQVIVEIENCKHTGIIPISELSSLHVEKASDVTKENDELDLKVLKVEDEALVLSKRAVDAEKAWDDLQSKYESKEVFEAEVKDVVKGGLVVDIGVRGFIPASLVEAHFVEDFSEYMNKTLSLIVVELDRDKNRVILSHRAVIEKEQSEKKSSLLESVTVGSTIVGTVQRLTDFGAFVDIGGVDGLVHISQLSHNHIEKPSDVVQEGQSVTVKVLSVDRDNERISLSIKETLPGPWANITDKVKAGDVVEGEVRRLVSFGAFVEILPGVEGLVHISQISHKHIATPHEVLEENQAVKVKVLDVNESEQRISLSIRELEESSNASDEDYSQYQSQEDNTSGFQLGEMIGEQLKKLK, from the coding sequence ATGGTAGAAGAATTAAATAATGTTCATGTTGAGACACCTGAGGTTGGAGATCTTGTAAAAGGCTTCGTTACAAAGGTAGAAGAAAAACAGGTTATTGTCGAAATAGAAAATTGTAAGCATACTGGTATTATTCCTATCAGTGAGCTTTCTAGCCTTCATGTAGAAAAAGCTTCCGATGTGACAAAAGAAAATGATGAACTTGACTTAAAGGTACTGAAAGTGGAAGATGAAGCACTAGTCCTTTCTAAAAGAGCTGTAGACGCTGAAAAAGCTTGGGATGATTTGCAAAGCAAATACGAGAGCAAAGAAGTATTTGAAGCTGAAGTGAAAGATGTTGTCAAAGGTGGACTTGTTGTTGATATTGGAGTAAGAGGATTTATTCCAGCATCTTTAGTAGAAGCACATTTTGTTGAAGATTTTTCTGAATATATGAATAAAACTCTATCATTAATTGTTGTAGAGTTAGATCGTGATAAGAATAGAGTCATTCTTTCTCACCGTGCTGTCATTGAAAAAGAACAAAGTGAGAAAAAATCAAGTTTATTAGAATCAGTTACAGTAGGCTCAACAATTGTTGGGACTGTTCAAAGATTAACTGATTTTGGGGCGTTTGTTGATATCGGTGGTGTAGATGGTTTAGTTCATATATCACAGCTTTCCCATAACCATATTGAAAAACCTTCAGATGTCGTTCAAGAAGGTCAATCTGTTACAGTAAAAGTATTGTCTGTTGACCGTGACAATGAACGTATCTCTCTTTCTATTAAAGAAACACTCCCAGGACCATGGGCTAATATTACGGATAAAGTAAAGGCTGGAGATGTAGTAGAAGGAGAAGTAAGACGATTAGTTTCTTTCGGAGCATTCGTTGAGATACTTCCAGGAGTAGAAGGACTTGTTCATATTTCTCAAATTTCCCATAAGCATATTGCTACACCTCATGAAGTATTAGAGGAAAATCAAGCGGTAAAAGTTAAAGTATTAGATGTGAACGAATCTGAACAAAGAATTTCTTTGAGTATTCGTGAATTAGAAGAATCGTCCAATGCTTCCGATGAGGACTATAGTCAATATCAATCTCAAGAAGATAATACATCGGGATTCCAATTAGGTGAAATGATTGGTGAACAACTAAAAAAACTAAAGTAA
- a CDS encoding YIEGIA family protein: MNEYTLPVLFGVVVGVLTRLHMLKTDYRQYPTYLHGKIIHVALGFIAAGLGTVAVPSIMEEDFTAITFLTLAASQFRDVRNMERNTLTVLDEYELVPRGKTYIEGIAIAFESRNYLVIFTSLFTTFSYLVVNIYVALVVGVICFLISRRLMSGSRIKDLVDIEFVEPHFDGAGLYVDNIYIMNIGIPEKQEAILKYGMGFVLTPKNTNSKMTIANLGQRQAILHDVSTALGVFRDSGEPALVPLAKRDLDDGRLGVFVLPQERDVERAKRVIGEVPTLENAIRMPSEAKANQRGGGKE; encoded by the coding sequence ATGAATGAATACACTTTACCAGTCTTATTCGGAGTAGTTGTAGGGGTATTAACAAGATTACATATGTTAAAGACAGACTATAGGCAGTATCCTACTTACTTACATGGGAAAATTATTCACGTTGCATTAGGCTTTATTGCTGCTGGTCTTGGAACTGTTGCTGTCCCTTCGATAATGGAGGAGGATTTTACAGCCATCACTTTTCTGACCTTAGCTGCCTCGCAGTTTAGAGATGTAAGAAATATGGAAAGGAATACACTGACAGTTCTGGATGAATATGAACTTGTACCAAGAGGTAAGACATATATTGAAGGGATAGCTATTGCATTTGAAAGTCGGAACTATTTAGTTATCTTCACATCGTTATTTACAACCTTTTCCTATCTTGTTGTAAACATTTATGTAGCTTTAGTCGTAGGAGTTATTTGTTTTCTTATTTCAAGAAGGCTTATGTCAGGGAGTAGAATAAAAGATCTTGTAGATATTGAATTTGTAGAGCCGCATTTTGATGGTGCAGGGCTATATGTTGACAATATTTATATTATGAACATTGGGATACCGGAGAAGCAAGAAGCCATCTTGAAATATGGTATGGGTTTTGTTTTAACACCTAAGAATACAAATTCTAAGATGACAATAGCAAATCTAGGGCAAAGGCAAGCGATCCTCCATGATGTGTCAACTGCACTTGGTGTGTTTAGAGACTCAGGAGAGCCAGCACTCGTACCTTTAGCTAAAAGAGATTTAGACGATGGACGATTAGGAGTTTTTGTCCTACCCCAAGAACGGGATGTGGAGCGAGCTAAACGAGTCATTGGAGAAGTTCCTACACTAGAGAATGCAATAAGAATGCCTTCTGAAGCTAAAGCAAATCAGCGAGGGGGAGGAAAAGAGTGA
- a CDS encoding asparaginase, producing the protein MPTKNVLLLHTGGTISMHEDDSGEVRPGERNPLVDYIKQIPNVNLITEEIFHLPSPHITPDNMLYIKDFIERTINTYDLNGIVITHGTDTLEETAFFLDTTLDIDIPVVLTGAMRSSNELGSDGLYNLLSSLKVATSDSARNKGVLVVMNDEIHTAKNVTKTHTSNLATFQSPQYGPIGIVNKGGVFFHHNPVINAPLQVKSLTKNVYLIKAYAGMDSQLLDALLTTKMDGLVIEALGQGNIPPLMLPAIEKITQNSIPIVLVSRCFNGIVQDVYGYEGGGRKLKELGLIFSNGLNGQKARIKLMLALETTQNHHDLEAIFSM; encoded by the coding sequence ATGCCAACAAAAAATGTTCTTCTCTTACATACTGGTGGAACAATTTCTATGCACGAAGATGATTCAGGAGAGGTAAGACCAGGAGAAAGAAACCCTTTAGTAGATTACATTAAGCAAATTCCTAATGTAAACCTTATTACGGAAGAAATTTTCCATTTACCCTCACCTCATATTACACCAGACAATATGTTATACATAAAAGATTTCATAGAACGGACTATCAACACCTACGATTTAAATGGTATCGTAATTACACATGGTACAGATACTTTAGAGGAAACCGCCTTTTTTCTTGATACTACGTTAGACATTGATATCCCAGTTGTTTTAACAGGTGCTATGCGATCCAGCAATGAATTAGGATCAGATGGATTATATAATTTATTATCTTCCTTAAAGGTCGCTACATCAGATTCTGCAAGAAATAAAGGTGTCTTGGTTGTAATGAATGATGAAATTCACACGGCTAAAAATGTTACAAAAACTCATACAAGTAACCTGGCTACTTTTCAAAGTCCACAATATGGACCTATAGGTATCGTGAATAAAGGAGGCGTGTTCTTCCATCACAATCCAGTAATTAATGCTCCTTTACAGGTTAAGAGTTTAACGAAAAATGTCTATTTAATTAAGGCATATGCAGGGATGGATAGTCAACTATTAGACGCTTTACTAACTACTAAAATGGACGGACTCGTTATAGAAGCATTAGGACAAGGCAATATACCACCGCTTATGCTACCAGCTATTGAAAAAATCACACAAAATAGCATTCCAATTGTCCTCGTCTCACGTTGCTTTAATGGGATTGTTCAAGATGTATATGGCTATGAAGGTGGAGGGCGAAAATTAAAGGAGCTTGGCCTTATCTTTAGTAATGGTTTGAACGGTCAAAAGGCTAGAATCAAGCTGATGTTAGCATTAGAAACAACACAGAACCATCATGATTTAGAAGCTATTTTTTCGATGTAA
- the fni gene encoding type 2 isopentenyl-diphosphate Delta-isomerase, translated as MSKRAERKIEHIEHALSIGQQRSNGFNDLTFVHQSLPNLSVSTIDLSTKVGELTLSSPLLINAMTGGGGEDTVIINEALANAASETNIGIAVGSQMAALKDPSERPSYEVMRRVNKKGIIFSNLGSEASVDQAMKAVEMIEADAIQIHLNVVQELVMPEGDRDFTHALTRIEEIVKHLHVPVIVKEVGFGMTKEVAIKLANVGVSAIDVGGFGGTNFSKIENKRREKILSYFNDWGITTAASLAEVSSGLHKDLSIIGTGGVQNSLEVAKSIALGASAVGIAGYFLKIFIEKGYDELVQEIKNILEDLKMIMTALGTKNIKQLQNAPIVMSGQTHHWLTERGIDTGSFSRR; from the coding sequence GTGAGCAAAAGAGCAGAAAGAAAAATTGAACATATTGAACATGCCCTATCGATAGGGCAACAACGATCAAATGGATTTAATGATTTAACATTTGTTCACCAAAGCTTACCAAATCTGTCTGTTTCAACTATAGATTTATCAACTAAAGTTGGCGAACTTACATTAAGTTCGCCTCTTTTAATAAATGCAATGACTGGTGGCGGTGGTGAAGATACTGTCATTATCAATGAGGCTTTGGCTAATGCTGCGAGTGAAACAAATATCGGAATAGCAGTTGGATCCCAAATGGCTGCGTTAAAAGATCCATCAGAACGTCCTTCATATGAAGTCATGAGAAGAGTTAATAAAAAGGGAATTATCTTTTCCAACCTAGGTAGTGAGGCGTCTGTCGATCAAGCAATGAAGGCTGTAGAGATGATTGAAGCAGATGCTATTCAGATTCACCTAAATGTTGTTCAGGAGCTTGTTATGCCAGAAGGAGATAGAGATTTCACCCATGCTTTAACAAGAATAGAAGAAATTGTGAAACACCTCCATGTTCCTGTCATTGTTAAAGAAGTTGGCTTTGGAATGACGAAAGAGGTTGCAATCAAACTAGCAAATGTCGGAGTGTCGGCTATTGATGTAGGTGGTTTTGGTGGTACCAACTTTTCAAAAATTGAAAACAAGCGACGAGAAAAAATCTTAAGTTACTTTAATGATTGGGGTATTACGACTGCTGCATCTTTAGCTGAAGTAAGCAGTGGGCTTCATAAAGACCTTTCAATTATTGGTACAGGTGGTGTGCAAAACTCACTTGAGGTTGCTAAGTCAATTGCATTAGGTGCCTCAGCAGTGGGAATTGCAGGTTATTTCCTTAAGATTTTTATAGAAAAAGGGTATGACGAACTTGTTCAAGAAATAAAGAATATTCTTGAAGATTTAAAAATGATTATGACTGCTTTAGGTACTAAAAATATAAAGCAATTACAGAATGCCCCAATTGTAATGAGTGGACAAACACATCATTGGTTAACGGAAAGAGGTATTGATACGGGAAGCTTTAGTAGAAGATAA
- the ypeB gene encoding germination protein YpeB: MIRGILIGILSIAVIGSGYWGYKEHQEKNAVLIQAENNYQRAFHDLTYRVDQLHDRIGATLAMNSKKSLSPALVDVWRITSEAQSDVGQLPLTLLPFNKTEEFLAGISDFSYRTAVRDLEQEPLNDKEYETLKSMYSQASEVQNELRKVQNLVLENNLRWMDVELALASGQKQMDNTIIDGFKTVEKNSKSYSESEFGVSMTSMKKNTEKSFKDLKGKEIDADEAKKVAEKFTNEEVSNLKVTENGEGADFGFFSVSMNEKDSKSEINMDITKKGGYPIYLVLSRDIKDNKIGLNKATDKAREFLEDHDFENLDLYESAQYENTGVFSFVSIEDDVRIYPDAIRMKVALDNGQIVGFSARDYLATHKKRDIPAPKITKAKAQEMINPNLEVQEDRLAIILNEYGEEILCYEFLGTIENDTYRIFINAEDGLEEKVDKLKNPEPIFQEV, from the coding sequence ATGATACGTGGAATTCTTATCGGAATATTATCAATTGCTGTTATTGGGTCCGGCTATTGGGGATACAAAGAACATCAAGAGAAGAATGCGGTTTTGATCCAAGCTGAAAATAATTACCAACGTGCTTTTCACGATCTAACATATCGAGTGGATCAGCTTCATGATAGGATTGGGGCAACACTTGCTATGAATTCGAAGAAATCTTTGTCTCCAGCTCTAGTAGATGTTTGGAGAATTACTTCTGAAGCACAATCGGATGTTGGACAATTACCATTAACATTATTGCCATTTAATAAAACAGAGGAATTTTTAGCTGGAATTAGTGACTTTAGCTATCGAACAGCTGTTAGAGATTTAGAACAAGAGCCTTTGAATGATAAAGAGTATGAAACATTAAAATCAATGTACTCTCAAGCCTCAGAAGTCCAGAACGAGTTGAGAAAAGTACAAAACTTAGTGCTTGAAAATAATTTAAGATGGATGGATGTTGAGTTAGCTTTAGCATCTGGTCAAAAGCAAATGGATAATACCATTATTGATGGATTTAAAACAGTTGAGAAAAATTCTAAAAGTTATTCAGAAAGTGAATTTGGTGTTAGTATGACATCAATGAAGAAAAATACAGAAAAAAGTTTTAAAGATTTAAAAGGAAAAGAGATTGACGCAGATGAAGCTAAAAAAGTTGCAGAGAAGTTTACGAATGAGGAAGTGTCAAATTTAAAAGTAACCGAAAACGGTGAGGGTGCAGACTTTGGTTTTTTCAGTGTTTCTATGAATGAAAAAGACAGTAAGTCTGAAATCAATATGGATATAACCAAAAAGGGTGGATATCCAATCTACTTAGTTCTTAGCCGTGACATTAAAGACAACAAGATTGGCCTGAATAAAGCGACTGACAAAGCGCGTGAATTTTTAGAAGATCATGATTTTGAGAATTTAGATCTCTATGAGAGTGCTCAATATGAAAACACAGGTGTATTCTCATTCGTTTCTATTGAAGACGATGTAAGAATTTATCCTGATGCAATTCGAATGAAAGTGGCTCTAGATAATGGGCAAATTGTGGGATTTTCCGCAAGAGATTATTTAGCAACACATAAGAAAAGAGACATTCCTGCACCGAAGATAACAAAAGCGAAAGCGCAAGAAATGATTAATCCTAATTTAGAAGTACAAGAAGATAGGTTAGCGATTATCCTTAATGAGTATGGTGAAGAAATACTATGCTATGAATTTTTAGGAACTATCGAAAATGATACGTATAGAATTTTCATCAATGCTGAAGATGGCTTGGAAGAAAAAGTAGATAAGCTTAAAAATCCAGAACCAATTTTCCAAGAAGTTTAA